TTAAGGAAACGTCTTTTGTCCTAAAATCACAAACCACCTGTTTACCACATGCATTGGCCAAATATTGTCCGTCACCCAATTGAAAGGTGATACCATCTTCCGGTCTATGATGCGATGTATGTCCGTGGCTGGATATAAAGTCGACTTCTAACTGCTGTGCTTCAATAAAGCGGGAAGCTTGGTCGCCTAACCAAGTTCCATAATCTTTATGCAGCTGTGCATGCTCTTCTTCCGATAAGTAGATAGCGTTTTTAAGATAGTCGCGCATCTTTTCGGTATATCCGATTTCTGTTGTGTCTTTTATTGCAAAATTCCAATGCGAATCATCTTTCCAAAGATGGCAATAGGCCAAATCCAACCCATCCAAAGAAGTTCCGGACATTAGTCCAAGTACTTTATATACTTTCATGCTACTTTTTTGATTTTTAAGATCAATGAAATAGGTTTTTGCTCCTCATCTAGGACTTCTTTTGAGGTGAAACGCACATTCTTAAGATTGGACATTAAAGCAGTCCAATCCTCAAAAGTCCTTGCGTACCAAGCGTGTCCATCTTTAAAATGACCTGGAAGTCCTTTCCAAGAATCCGATAGCCATTGGCTTTTATAGGGTAGTCCATTTTGTACAAGAGAAAAAGGATGTAGCGTTTGAATTAATAGGGTCCCGTTGTCAGAAATCCCATCCAGCGTTTTTTTCAAAAGCGTTTCAAGGTCTTCGCCCAAATACAGGCAGAAGTTAAAAACTGCAACATCAAATGGAGCATTAGGAATAGTTTTGCCTGCTATAATATCCTCAAAAGTGAATGTGTGGTAATCCTCACTGCCTTTTTTTCTAGCCTCCACCAATAGTTGCTCAATGGCATCAAGACCTACTGCATCTAATCCTAATTTGCTAAGTTCTCTGGTAAGCCAACCTTCACCGCAGCCTACGTCTACAATTTTTTCACACGCTATTTTGGAAATTATATCAAGAATAGCGGCGTTGGTATATTTTCTAGATGGAATACTGTCACCTTGAATTACCTTAATCCATTCGGCAGCATTCTTTTCCCAGGATGAGATAATATCTGTTTTCATACATCGAATGTTTTCAGTGTTACAGGAAGCTTACCTACAGCATTAAGCTCACCTGAAAAATGACGAAATGCTTCCTGTTGGAACTCTGGAAAATCTTGGTACACCACTACAGCATTTGAATTGGGTTTTAATTTGAGTATATCTAGTACGTATGGATTTCCAAAAAGATAGATCAAAACATTTTTTTCGGATATCATTTCGATTATAACGGTTAGGACCTCCTCTGTGATTCCGAATTTATTCTTGGGTTTGATGGATGGGGGAAAGAGTGCCAATACGATATGCTGATATCCGGATATCTTTTTCTTGATTTCAACAATTGTAGCCAGTTTTAAACAATGGTGCGTCTGCCCATATTCTTTTTGAATCTTTGATGAAAAATGATTTTCCGATAGATTATCCAACGATAGATTAAGGAAATTTTTCTGTTTGATACTTTCGATATCTCTTGGATTTCCATACAGTTCGGTTATACTCCTGCGTGCTATGTTTTCATTCAATTCTGACGCTGATTGTTCTAGAGTATGTTTTTCTTGATTTGATTTCAAGAAGATTTTTTCCTTCAATTTCCAGACGCGTTCAAAACTCTCCTCAATATTCTTCTCAGTGGCCGTAGCTGTTATTTTCGCGATGCCTTCTACTGAGTTTTCGGAGAAACACATCATATCCATACCTGCTTCAAAAGCCTTGGCTTCAAGTTCCCCCTTTTGATTGTATTTTTTGGATACGGCATGCATGTTCAAAGCATCGGAAATGATAACCCCTTCAAAACCTAAAGCTGTTCGTAGTACATCCGTAATAATTTTTGATGAGGTGGTGGAAGGGTTTCCAGAATCATCTAATCCGGGAACCGATAGGTGCCCTACCATAACGGCATCAACATTCTTATGTACAAGCTGTTTGTAAGGATAAAGTTCATTTTCAAAAAGATCTTCTTTTGTTTTGTTGATTATAGGTAATCCTAAATGGGAATCTGTATCGGTATCGCCATGCCCGGGAAAATGTTTGATGGCATTTAAAGTGCCAATACTGTTCATTCCGTTTATATAAACCTCAGCTTTTGCCAAAACTTCCTTTTTATCATCGCCAAAAGACCGATAGCCAATTACTGGATTCTTAGGATTGTTATTAATGTCAACTACGGGAGCTAGATTCCAATGGACGCCAGCTTCCATACAATCTAGCGCTATTTGCCGCCCAATTTCATAAATTAACTGGTTGTCTCCTTGAATCGCCCCTAAGGTAATCGCATAAGGGAATTGGTTTGTGTTTTCTATCCGCATAGCCAATCCCCATTCTGCGTCAATAGCTACAAGTAATGGAAATTTGGCAGCCTTTTGGTACCTGTCAATGAGTTGTTTTAAACGGTCATAACTGTTCTCATTATAAACTACCTTCTTCTTGCCCTCAAAGTTAGTGGCCGCGCTAGCACGACTATGAAAAAAACAAATAGCGCCTATGTTGTCTGTCCGTATTAAATTTTCAATACTGTTGATTTCTTCTTCGCTATCGTTTATAAAAACGGCAGGCATAAACAATTGCCCCACTTTTTGTTTAGGCGTAAGCTTTTCTTTTGCTTCTTTGTAGCTTGGTAATCTGTTAAGCATCGCTCACATTTGATTTTTTACCATAATCTTCAGGATATTCTAAAAAGGTGAGTACTAAAAATGCAGGAATTGCTGCAATGACCACCCATAAAAAGAAGCCATCATAGCCTAGCCATTCTTGAATATACCCACTCAACATTCCGGGCAACATCATTCCCAAGGCCATAAAACCAGTTGCAATGGCATAGTGTGAGGTCTTTGAAACTCCTTCGGAAATGTAAATAAGATAGATGAGAAAGGCTGCAAACCCAAACCCATAGCCAAATTGTTCCAATACTACTGTGCCAACAACTGCAAATAGACTTGTGGATTGGGTATAGGCCAATATGGCATAAAAAATATTCGGTAAGTTAAGTGCTAGCAACATGGGGAGCATCCATTTTTTTAATCCATCCCTAGAAATCAGAATTCCTCCAATGATTCCACCTAATGATAGCATAATGATACCAACGGTTCCGTAAATGGTTCCCACGGCTTCTGTTGAATAGCCCAGCCCACCAACTTCTATAGTATCCAACAAAAAAGGGGAGGCCATTTTTACCAATTGCGATTCGCCCAAGCGATAAGTTAGAATGAACAATAGCGCCATCCATATTTGTTTTTTTCTAAAGAACGAAGCAAAAACTTCCAAAAATCCAATACGGTCTTTTAACGCCATATTTTGAGTGTCTTCAAACTTGGGAGTTGCAAAAAAGTTGGAAATTGTCAATACCATCATTAAAACAGCAGCACATATCATGGTCATGGACCATGCTTTGGTATTATCACCATATTTGTTTTCCAAGAATCCAGCAAATATGACCAAAAGTCCTTGCCCGGTGACCATAGCAAGCCTGTAGAACGTGCTGCGCAACCCTATAAAAAATGACTGTTTTTTCTGGGTTAGACCGATCATATAGTAACCGTCGGAAGCGATATCGTTCGTAGCGGATGCAAAGGCTGCCATCCAGAAAAAGGCCAATGTTATTGTAAAGAATGCATTTGAGGGGAGAAACAGTCCAATGCCCAAAAAAGACAGTGCCACAACAAATTGCATTGCCAAAAACCATTTTCGCTTGGTCCCGTTCAAATCTACTATGGGGCTCCACAATGGTTTAATGACCCAAGGAAGGTAGAGCCAACTAGTATAAAGACCAATTTCTGCATTTCCTATCCCAAGGCGTTTGTACATGATAACGGAAACGGTCACTACTAAAATATAGGGAATCCCCTGTGTAAAATAGAGCAACGGTATCCATGTCCACGCACCTTTATCTTTTTTTTCAGCGCTCATTTAGGTTGTTTTAATAGATTCTCATAAATGCTCTTTTCCGATTTTTCTATGATTTTGGCACCTACGGTTTTTTCATAGTAGGATGCAGGGCCGACTCCACCAATAATGGCATAGCCGTACCCCATCTGCCTAAGCGCTTCAAGTGCTTTTATTAATAATATTTTACCTATACTTTTTCCCCTTTCGGATGTAAGTACACCGGTAGGACCAAAAAAGTTTTTTGAGGTGCACTCAAAACAGGCAAAGCCTAAAATGGACTGTTCCCGCTGAGCGATAAAACAGTTTACGGGAAGGCTTGCAAAAGCTACATTTACTTCGTCACCCCAATTTTTACTGAAATTTGATGTTACCCAATCGGTTACTAAGCTTTTTTCTGGAGCTATGGGTTTTCTAAAAACAATACTTTCAGTTTCCAAAAGGTGTTTTTCTTCATTGGAGACATCCGGTAGATCTAAAAGTCTAACAAGCATATCCTGCATACTAATCTGTCTTTGGATTAATGAATTGTAACTCACTTTCATTGCCCAGGGCATCAATAAGAGATACTCCTATAGGATTTTTTAATTGATATTTGGTTAATTGCAGTTGTGAGCAACTTTCCTTTTCACTTTCTGAAAGGTACCTTTTTTGGATAAGTAATTTTTCATTGATTGCAGCTTTGTTTTTGATAGTGTAAAAGTGTATGAATCGGGGGATACTATCTTTATGTGAAATGCAAACTTCAAGTTTGTTTTCAACCAATGAAGACGTTTTGATTTTAATGGGAGCGACCGATCTATTTATTTTTCTTGGACTTGCTGGATTCTGAATAGGGAATTTGTAGAATTTTCGTTTTAGCAAATTGGTTACGTTTTCGTTTTGTCCTATAAGCGATTTAGCACTAAAAAAGACATTGCCCGTAATTTCGGTTTTTGCTCTAGCCAAGGAAAGTTGTTTTGGGATTTCATTTTTTCTGTTCCAAGCCTTGTCCGGGTTGTTCTTGATTTTATAAGTACCGTTTCCAATATATAGGTTGGTATTCGTTGTTGTATTGGACCACCAATTTGCAATTGTACGATGGGAAGCTTTGGGATGTTCCAAGCTCCAATAGATTTGTGGCACCAAATAGTCCAACCACCCTTTTTCTGACCATAGGAGTGGATCTGCGTAAAGGTCTTCATAGGTGGTTTGCCCTGCCTGTGTATCGGAACCTTTTGGGTCGGTATTCTTATTTTTCCAAACTCCAAAGGGGCTTATACCAAATTGTACCCAAGGTTTTGTGTTCTTTATGGTTTGGTGTGCTTTTTTGACCAAAGAATCCACATTGCTTCGCCGCCAATCTTCTAAACTCTGATCAGGTAATCTGTTTGTTTGAAATGCAATGCTATCATTGAATGTTTCCCCTTGTATTTTGTAGGGATAAAAGTAATCATCAAAATGAATGGCATCAATTTCATAATTTGCTGTAATTTCTTCAATCACAGCTGTTAGCTTTTGTTGGACTTCTGGCAAACCGGGATTGTAATAAAACTTTTTACCATATTTTACCATCCAGTCTGGGTGTTGATAATAATCATGTGTTTTTGAAAGCGCAAGTGTATCCAAATCAAAAGTGGCCCTATACGGATTTAACCATGCATGAAATTCCATGCCCCGTTTATGGGTTTCAGCTATCATCCATTCCAAAGGTTTGTCAAAGTCTGTAGGTGCCTGGCCTTCTTTTCCCGTAAGATATTTGGACCATGGTGCCAGTTCCGTTTTATAAAATGCATCGCCTGCCGTTCGTATTTGTACTATGGCCGCATTAAAGTTCAAATTTTGATAAAAGTCAAGAATTTCAATAAAATCCTTTTTCTGCTTGGCAACATTATCTTTTGAGTTTTTCGGCCAATCAATATTGACCACTGTAGCAATCCATACGCCCCGAAACTCTGTTTTGGGCACATTAACTGTATACCTCTTGTTGGTGGCACACGAAAGACAAAAAAGTATAAGGATTACATAAGAAATACTTCGCATAAAGAGTAACTAAAAAAGGCCTACTTGTGGACTAAATGTAGGCCTTTTCACTTGATTAAATTAAAACTAACAACTAATTCAAAACTGAAGCTGTTTAATTCGCTGGATCAGCAGGTGTATTTGTATTATTGTCTCTTTCCGTATCAGGGTAGGGGTAAAAATTCCTGTTACGTTCAGCGTCCGTTTCACCTGGACCAGGTCTGTTAAACCTTCTACTGTCCTCTAAGGACATTCCAGTCATAAAAAGTTCAATACGTCTGTTTCTATATATTTCCTCTAAAACAGCCTCTTCGGTTGCTGCTCCCGTGTAGGCGGGTAGGTTTGCCCCGATACCAAAGACGTCTTCCGCAGCAGTTTTGGTCAAGACTTCATCCAGTGCTGCAATAGCTTGAGGTATTTGACCTTGTCTCGCCTGTGCTTCGGCTTCAATTAATAGCATCTCGCCTGGAAGGTATACGGGTATTTCATCTAGGTTGTCATCAAAGAAACCAACTGCAAAAAAAGCATCTTCATTGGTTGAAGGATCATTCGCAATGGTGACGTAAAAGTCTATTCGTTCATCAGCTGGATTCGGCAATAGATCATCAGGTAGTCCAAATTGGTCGTCTTTTGCTTCTACAACGTTGTTCGTTCCATAGGTTTCAGCAATTGGATTTGGAACTGCGGCATCATAAGACCATGTTGACTGCACAGATAAATCAACTGCATTTGCAGCCGTAACTGCTTCTGCGTAATTACCTGCCATTAAATGATATCTAGCCAATAGTGCCTGAATGGAATTCTCCAAATCCACAGATTGAAAAACACCCGAAGATACAGATGAGGAGATACCACTCTGAGCGTAACCAAGAGCTGTATTTAAATCACCTATGGCATCTGCCAAGACTTCTGCTCTGGTATTGAACTGAGCATTTGCTTCGGTCAATAGTGGTACTTGCTCAAAAAACCGAATCAATGTACCGTTGGCCAATGCTTCATAAAATAGGGCATAGGCCTTTAAGCTATTTGCTTCGGCTTCATCTGTAGCAGCTACATCGGCACTTTCAAGTACAGTTAAGGATTCATTTCTAACCAACATGATCTCACCCCACATACTTCTAATAACACCATTGTTGATAGAGATTTCGGTACCTCCATTGGTCAGCTCTGCCTCTCCCAAGTTACCTGGATTGATTAGTCTTAATTCGTCCGCGGTTAATCCAGATGCCGTAACGGTTGTATACTTGGCGCCCGCACGATCTGTGCTAAAACGTTGCTGAATTCCATTGATTAGCCTAATCAGGTTTTCAACACTACCTTCAACTTCTGGATCAGAGATATTAATTGGGTCGATAAACTCTTTGTCACAGGATACGACGACAAAAAGCAAGGTAATCGCTATAAAAATTTTATTGATATTTTTCATTGTCTTCATATTAGAAATTTGCACTTAGTGATAAGATAAAAGTTCTCGGAATTGGAACATTTCCAAAATTCACAGCACGTAACAAGTTCGATTGTCCACCAGCATTTGTTTCTGGATCATAACTAAAAAAGTTGTCAATAGAAATTAAGTTTCTTCCTTTTAAAGCTACAGTGAAATTTTTCACACCTTTGAATAGCTCAGGGAATGTATAGCCCAAGGAAACCTCACGCAGTTTTACAAACGAACCGTCTTCCATTCTAAACTCCTGTATGGGGTAGATTGAAGAAATATACCCCCTTGGTAATTCTCCAGACAATTCTTGCTCTGCCAATCTACCTACACCAACACCTTGTCTCGTACGTTTATCGGCATCAAAAACATCAAAGCCTTGTACCGATTCCCATAGCATGGAGAACGAAAATTGCTTGTATTGCAAATCTGTGCCTATCCCCAAAAGATAATCTGGGTTTGGATCACCGATTACCCTTCTTAACGGATCGCCGGTCGGTTGTCCGTCCCCATCTCGTTGAATTGTTCCCGCTAGGGCATCACCTCTTTCTTGTTGCGGTAAACCATCTTCAGTTAAAAGTAAGCTACCATCGTCATTTCTTGCGAAATAAGTTCCGTAAAATACCCCTAGTGGTTCACCTTCTCTTACCTGTGGTGGAGCTCCACTAACAGTCGCTATGGATATTGGTCCACCTGTCGTTGCAGTAACTTCATTTCTATTTCTGGAGAAATTAAAATTTAAGTCCCATTTTAAGTTATCTGTTTTAATAGGAGTTACTCTCAAGTAAATTTCCAAACCATTATTTTTCATACTTCCAACATTATCAAATCTTGTAAGTCCACCTTCTGAAGGTGCTAATGTACGTTGGACAATTAAGTCGGATATTTCCTGATTGTAGTAGGTGAACAATATGGAAGCCCTGTTGTCGAACAAACTCAAATCCGTACCAATTTCAAATTCCTTCAATCGCTCTACTTCTAAGCCTTCATTGCCAAGGGCACTTGATTGGTTTAATGTGGTGGTTCCCTGGAACTCATTTGGATTATATCTTCCAAATCTTGCATAAGGGCCTACCGCGGTTAGATTTCCCGCCTCTCCATAGGACGTACGGATTCTTGCTGAATTAATTACATTAGAGATGCCCGAGTTTTCCCAGAATGGCTCGCTGGATAACACATATGAACCAGATACTTTAGGGTAAAAGTTAGTTCTTTTATCAGGGTCAAAATTTGTGGCTCCATCGATTCTACCTGCAAAAGTTAAAAAGTATCTATCGCTGAATGATAGGGTTTCTTGTATAAAAGCTCCAAAAATATCTAATCGGTCATCACCTTCCTGTGGTTGCAAAGGAACTGTAGGTACACCGTTCGCATCTAAATCGCGTCCTTGGGTTCCTGAGTCCTCCACACTACTGGATTGGAAGTTGTATCCTACTATGGTTTGTGAATTTATGTTCTCGTTGATATCGAAGTCAAATGTTGCATTCACATCATAATTCCAGTTAAAGACGGTCGCCTCAGCATTACCTTGAAATCCTTGATTAAAGTATGCGGCATTTACAGGCTCATAGGGATAGATAGGAATTGAAATATTACCTTCTTGTTTGTAAGTGTCCATACCAAAAATCTGATCTATTGTCAAAAAATCGGTCGGTCTTAAAGAGACGGTCAGATTGGGAATGAATCTAGTAACATCCTGTGTGATGTCAAATTCTTCAATAATTGACAATGGATTCACTCGTGTTGGTTCTACACTTTGTAAGTTGCCATTTGCATCCCGTTGAGTTGCATCATAAATATTGTTTGTAATGTTCACGGAATTAATCGGACTCCAGAAAACATTTCCATCAGGTTTTTCATCCGAAGTACTGTTCATGAAGTAAAGTCCAACGTTATAAGAGAGCCAATCGTTCACGGTATGGTTAAAATTGAGTCTTGCCGAAAGTCTATTATATTTTGTGTTCTTTATAATCCCTTCATTTGACAAATAACCAACAGAAGCGGCATATCCCATTTTTTCGTTTCCATCCCTAACGGATAAGTAATTATCGGTACCCAATCCTGTTTGGAAAATTAAATCT
The nucleotide sequence above comes from Flagellimonas sp. HMM57. Encoded proteins:
- a CDS encoding bifunctional 2-polyprenyl-6-hydroxyphenol methylase/3-demethylubiquinol 3-O-methyltransferase UbiG, whose protein sequence is MKTDIISSWEKNAAEWIKVIQGDSIPSRKYTNAAILDIISKIACEKIVDVGCGEGWLTRELSKLGLDAVGLDAIEQLLVEARKKGSEDYHTFTFEDIIAGKTIPNAPFDVAVFNFCLYLGEDLETLLKKTLDGISDNGTLLIQTLHPFSLVQNGLPYKSQWLSDSWKGLPGHFKDGHAWYARTFEDWTALMSNLKNVRFTSKEVLDEEQKPISLILKIKKVA
- a CDS encoding glycoside hydrolase family 3 protein, with the translated sequence MLNRLPSYKEAKEKLTPKQKVGQLFMPAVFINDSEEEINSIENLIRTDNIGAICFFHSRASAATNFEGKKKVVYNENSYDRLKQLIDRYQKAAKFPLLVAIDAEWGLAMRIENTNQFPYAITLGAIQGDNQLIYEIGRQIALDCMEAGVHWNLAPVVDINNNPKNPVIGYRSFGDDKKEVLAKAEVYINGMNSIGTLNAIKHFPGHGDTDTDSHLGLPIINKTKEDLFENELYPYKQLVHKNVDAVMVGHLSVPGLDDSGNPSTTSSKIITDVLRTALGFEGVIISDALNMHAVSKKYNQKGELEAKAFEAGMDMMCFSENSVEGIAKITATATEKNIEESFERVWKLKEKIFLKSNQEKHTLEQSASELNENIARRSITELYGNPRDIESIKQKNFLNLSLDNLSENHFSSKIQKEYGQTHHCLKLATIVEIKKKISGYQHIVLALFPPSIKPKNKFGITEEVLTVIIEMISEKNVLIYLFGNPYVLDILKLKPNSNAVVVYQDFPEFQQEAFRHFSGELNAVGKLPVTLKTFDV
- a CDS encoding MFS transporter codes for the protein MSAEKKDKGAWTWIPLLYFTQGIPYILVVTVSVIMYKRLGIGNAEIGLYTSWLYLPWVIKPLWSPIVDLNGTKRKWFLAMQFVVALSFLGIGLFLPSNAFFTITLAFFWMAAFASATNDIASDGYYMIGLTQKKQSFFIGLRSTFYRLAMVTGQGLLVIFAGFLENKYGDNTKAWSMTMICAAVLMMVLTISNFFATPKFEDTQNMALKDRIGFLEVFASFFRKKQIWMALLFILTYRLGESQLVKMASPFLLDTIEVGGLGYSTEAVGTIYGTVGIIMLSLGGIIGGILISRDGLKKWMLPMLLALNLPNIFYAILAYTQSTSLFAVVGTVVLEQFGYGFGFAAFLIYLIYISEGVSKTSHYAIATGFMALGMMLPGMLSGYIQEWLGYDGFFLWVVIAAIPAFLVLTFLEYPEDYGKKSNVSDA
- a CDS encoding GNAT family N-acetyltransferase produces the protein MQDMLVRLLDLPDVSNEEKHLLETESIVFRKPIAPEKSLVTDWVTSNFSKNWGDEVNVAFASLPVNCFIAQREQSILGFACFECTSKNFFGPTGVLTSERGKSIGKILLIKALEALRQMGYGYAIIGGVGPASYYEKTVGAKIIEKSEKSIYENLLKQPK
- a CDS encoding glycoside hydrolase family 10 protein, which codes for MRSISYVILILFCLSCATNKRYTVNVPKTEFRGVWIATVVNIDWPKNSKDNVAKQKKDFIEILDFYQNLNFNAAIVQIRTAGDAFYKTELAPWSKYLTGKEGQAPTDFDKPLEWMIAETHKRGMEFHAWLNPYRATFDLDTLALSKTHDYYQHPDWMVKYGKKFYYNPGLPEVQQKLTAVIEEITANYEIDAIHFDDYFYPYKIQGETFNDSIAFQTNRLPDQSLEDWRRSNVDSLVKKAHQTIKNTKPWVQFGISPFGVWKNKNTDPKGSDTQAGQTTYEDLYADPLLWSEKGWLDYLVPQIYWSLEHPKASHRTIANWWSNTTTNTNLYIGNGTYKIKNNPDKAWNRKNEIPKQLSLARAKTEITGNVFFSAKSLIGQNENVTNLLKRKFYKFPIQNPASPRKINRSVAPIKIKTSSLVENKLEVCISHKDSIPRFIHFYTIKNKAAINEKLLIQKRYLSESEKESCSQLQLTKYQLKNPIGVSLIDALGNESELQFINPKTD
- a CDS encoding RagB/SusD family nutrient uptake outer membrane protein gives rise to the protein MKNINKIFIAITLLFVVVSCDKEFIDPINISDPEVEGSVENLIRLINGIQQRFSTDRAGAKYTTVTASGLTADELRLINPGNLGEAELTNGGTEISINNGVIRSMWGEIMLVRNESLTVLESADVAATDEAEANSLKAYALFYEALANGTLIRFFEQVPLLTEANAQFNTRAEVLADAIGDLNTALGYAQSGISSSVSSGVFQSVDLENSIQALLARYHLMAGNYAEAVTAANAVDLSVQSTWSYDAAVPNPIAETYGTNNVVEAKDDQFGLPDDLLPNPADERIDFYVTIANDPSTNEDAFFAVGFFDDNLDEIPVYLPGEMLLIEAEAQARQGQIPQAIAALDEVLTKTAAEDVFGIGANLPAYTGAATEEAVLEEIYRNRRIELFMTGMSLEDSRRFNRPGPGETDAERNRNFYPYPDTERDNNTNTPADPAN
- a CDS encoding SusC/RagA family TonB-linked outer membrane protein, with protein sequence MKKTNLNLGRLLLFLPLLILFCSSTIYGQDNQYVVTGTVTDAANGSPIPGASVFIENTSFGSVTDFDGNYSFEATLSSGSYTLVASYLGFSSSKSEVTFGSNSAVSTDFTLKEDLLSLDEVVVTGSTVVQERKKLGNAVTTVKSVELLKADPINVTSAIQGKVPGAQITQNSGDPAGGFSIRLRGPSTISGSSEPLYIVDGVIASNLTTNVTNINVSAGDASPGQNRMVDINPNDIQDINILNGSAAAAIYGSRASNGVVVITTKRGSNMADGPEIFFKTSFNVNQLRKEVDVNLRGEQFGGEDVRLWPIFGRDAEGNTTPFANLLTNKVDVQRFDYQDLIFQTGLGTDNYLSVRDGNEKMGYAASVGYLSNEGIIKNTKYNRLSARLNFNHTVNDWLSYNVGLYFMNSTSDEKPDGNVFWSPINSVNITNNIYDATQRDANGNLQSVEPTRVNPLSIIEEFDITQDVTRFIPNLTVSLRPTDFLTIDQIFGMDTYKQEGNISIPIYPYEPVNAAYFNQGFQGNAEATVFNWNYDVNATFDFDINENINSQTIVGYNFQSSSVEDSGTQGRDLDANGVPTVPLQPQEGDDRLDIFGAFIQETLSFSDRYFLTFAGRIDGATNFDPDKRTNFYPKVSGSYVLSSEPFWENSGISNVINSARIRTSYGEAGNLTAVGPYARFGRYNPNEFQGTTTLNQSSALGNEGLEVERLKEFEIGTDLSLFDNRASILFTYYNQEISDLIVQRTLAPSEGGLTRFDNVGSMKNNGLEIYLRVTPIKTDNLKWDLNFNFSRNRNEVTATTGGPISIATVSGAPPQVREGEPLGVFYGTYFARNDDGSLLLTEDGLPQQERGDALAGTIQRDGDGQPTGDPLRRVIGDPNPDYLLGIGTDLQYKQFSFSMLWESVQGFDVFDADKRTRQGVGVGRLAEQELSGELPRGYISSIYPIQEFRMEDGSFVKLREVSLGYTFPELFKGVKNFTVALKGRNLISIDNFFSYDPETNAGGQSNLLRAVNFGNVPIPRTFILSLSANF